In uncultured Ilyobacter sp., a genomic segment contains:
- a CDS encoding carboxypeptidase M32, with amino-acid sequence MKKSIERFNEIIREKKLIDVAISALHWDLETQAPKKGQELLSDVVGYLSSKSYGVVTSDEMVLLIEELDKKKEELTEIEGKTLEEVAKEIEKLMKIPVIEYREYNELTAKAQGVWAEAREKNDFSLFSDSLEKIVDYQRRFIKYRGYEGHPYNTILDDYEPGMTVEKLDEFFGYLRKELVPFIKEIKEKGKSIDGSFLKMDYPEDKQMEFSKFIAKYIGFDFERGKISESAHPFTLNYDKNDVRITTRYIRNMLSSSVFGTIHEGGHAIYEQGIGNDIAGGILGEGTSMGIHESQSRFYENILGRSRDFWEPIYGELQSRFEALKDVDIDGFYRGINKSEASLIRVEADELTYSLHIMVRYEIEKALIGGDIEVKELPSVWNEKMKEYLGIEPSNDREGVLQDVHWSAGLMGYFPSYALGNVYASQIHAAMKKDIDVEEALKNQELHKIKEWLNQKIHKFGKLKKPEELIRDITGEGLNAKYFVDYLKEKYTNIYGV; translated from the coding sequence ATGAAAAAAAGTATCGAAAGATTCAATGAAATAATAAGAGAGAAAAAACTGATAGATGTGGCGATATCAGCGCTTCACTGGGATTTAGAGACCCAGGCTCCCAAGAAAGGACAGGAGCTGCTTTCAGATGTAGTGGGGTATCTGAGCTCAAAAAGCTACGGAGTGGTGACATCTGACGAGATGGTTCTTCTAATAGAGGAGCTCGATAAAAAAAAGGAAGAGCTTACAGAGATAGAGGGGAAAACCTTAGAAGAGGTGGCAAAAGAGATAGAGAAGCTGATGAAAATACCTGTAATTGAGTATAGGGAGTATAATGAACTTACTGCAAAAGCACAAGGAGTATGGGCAGAAGCAAGGGAGAAAAATGATTTCAGTCTATTCTCAGATTCCCTTGAGAAGATAGTGGATTATCAGAGGAGATTTATAAAGTATAGGGGTTATGAAGGACATCCTTACAATACGATCCTAGACGACTATGAACCTGGAATGACTGTTGAAAAACTAGACGAGTTTTTTGGATACCTGAGAAAAGAGCTGGTTCCCTTTATAAAGGAAATAAAAGAAAAAGGAAAATCTATAGATGGGTCTTTTCTGAAAATGGACTATCCTGAAGATAAACAGATGGAGTTTTCTAAATTTATAGCCAAGTATATAGGTTTTGACTTTGAAAGGGGGAAAATTTCAGAAAGTGCCCACCCTTTTACACTAAATTATGACAAAAATGATGTGAGGATAACTACCAGATATATTAGGAATATGCTTAGCTCTTCGGTATTTGGGACGATACATGAAGGGGGACATGCCATATATGAGCAGGGTATAGGGAATGATATAGCAGGGGGGATACTAGGTGAGGGAACTTCTATGGGAATACACGAATCTCAGTCTAGGTTCTATGAAAATATTTTGGGAAGAAGCAGAGACTTCTGGGAACCTATTTATGGAGAACTGCAGAGTAGATTTGAGGCTCTAAAAGATGTGGATATAGATGGGTTTTACAGGGGGATAAATAAGAGTGAAGCCAGCCTCATAAGAGTAGAGGCAGACGAGCTCACATATTCTCTTCATATAATGGTGAGATACGAAATAGAGAAGGCACTCATAGGAGGAGATATAGAGGTAAAAGAACTTCCTAGTGTATGGAATGAAAAGATGAAAGAGTACCTAGGCATAGAACCTTCTAATGACAGGGAGGGAGTTTTACAGGATGTACACTGGTCTGCTGGACTCATGGGATATTTTCCCTCTTATGCCCTAGGGAATGTTTATGCCTCGCAGATACATGCTGCCATGAAAAAAGATATAGATGTAGAGGAGGCTCTTAAAAACCAAGAGCTTCATAAAATAAAAGAATGGCTAAACCAAAAGATACACAAATTTGGAAAGCTTAAAAAGCCGGAGGAATTAATCAGAGATATAACAGGGGAAGGACTCAATGCAAAATATTTTGTAGATTATCTAAAAGAGAAATACACAAACATATATGGAGTATAG
- a CDS encoding ROK family protein, with translation MYLAGVDLGGTNTKIGVLDENGEIIKSTSIKTLSSNGPWQTLERIWSAIKEMLKEKKIDEADLQGIGLGIPGPVVDNSVVSSFANFPWDNNMDIADMMEKTTRKKTKVANDVNVIALGEAVYGAAKGCKISVTVALGTGIGGGIYIDGKVLSGATGSGGEVGHMKLVKDGKLCGCGQKGCFEAYASATGLVREALSRLYINKNNLLYKSIGGDLEVLEAKHIFDAALEGDSFSIDLVEYEAEHLAMGLGNIISIINPEMVVLGGGVAMAGDFLLDKVREKLPKYAYSEAVKNVIIKTGELGNDAGIKGAAALLLEK, from the coding sequence ATGTATCTGGCAGGAGTAGACCTAGGAGGAACAAACACAAAAATAGGTGTATTAGACGAAAATGGTGAGATCATAAAATCCACATCTATAAAAACCCTTTCATCAAATGGTCCATGGCAGACTCTAGAAAGAATATGGTCTGCTATAAAAGAGATGCTTAAAGAAAAGAAGATAGATGAGGCTGACCTTCAAGGGATAGGTCTTGGAATACCGGGGCCTGTTGTAGATAACAGTGTGGTGTCGTCTTTTGCCAATTTTCCATGGGACAATAACATGGATATAGCTGATATGATGGAGAAAACAACAAGGAAAAAGACAAAGGTAGCTAATGACGTCAATGTCATAGCCCTGGGAGAGGCAGTATACGGTGCTGCTAAAGGATGTAAAATAAGTGTGACAGTGGCCCTAGGGACAGGTATAGGGGGAGGAATCTATATCGACGGCAAGGTTCTTTCTGGTGCCACAGGCTCTGGTGGTGAAGTTGGGCATATGAAACTTGTGAAGGACGGAAAGCTATGTGGCTGCGGTCAAAAAGGATGTTTTGAAGCCTATGCATCTGCAACAGGACTTGTGAGAGAAGCACTCTCTAGACTTTATATAAATAAAAATAACCTTCTCTACAAGAGTATAGGGGGTGACTTAGAGGTCTTAGAGGCAAAGCATATTTTTGATGCTGCTCTAGAAGGAGATAGCTTTTCTATAGATCTTGTGGAGTATGAGGCCGAGCATCTGGCCATGGGTCTAGGTAATATAATAAGTATAATAAATCCAGAGATGGTTGTTCTAGGTGGGGGAGTGGCCATGGCGGGAGATTTCCTTTTGGACAAGGTTAGGGAGAAATTACCTAAGTATGCTTATTCTGAAGCCGTCAAGAATGTCATAATAAAAACCGGGGAGCTAGGAAATGACGCAGGGATAAAAGGGGCGGCGGCTTTGCTCCTGGAAAAATGA
- a CDS encoding UDP-N-acetylmuramoyl-L-alanyl-D-glutamate--2,6-diaminopimelate ligase encodes MVEILDGIDYKILKKFETGPFSGMEYDSRKIKKGDIFVALEGAAFDGHKFIDMAVEKGASAVIGSKEVELNHDITYIVVKDLRQKLGVIASNFYKWPQKQLEIVGITGTNGKTTTTYLLEQILGEDKVSRIGTVEYKVGNEIIPAPNTTPESLDLIKICRKSVDRGIKYLIMEVSSHALEMGRVEMIDFDVAAFTNLTPEHLDYHRDMEDYFSAKRKLFSKTKRSENTVFNTDDSYGKKLFYEFGGISCGIESGDLRASMMSHTLKTQKIKLSFDNFQKEISIKLQGKFNVYNLLTAVGVAIRLGLPLEEITDKLEKLESAPGRFECIEMGQDFMVVVDYAHTADALENILVALNEIKIKKIITVFGCGGDRDPSKRKPMAETAEKLSDIIIVTSDNPRTEDPNKILKEVSEGLSSFKHSFLEIDREKAIEKAVGMARKDDIVLIAGKGHEDYQIIGKEKIHFDDKEIALKYIKNKVKI; translated from the coding sequence ATGGTTGAAATATTAGATGGAATAGATTATAAAATTCTTAAAAAATTTGAGACTGGGCCTTTTTCTGGGATGGAATATGATTCTAGAAAAATAAAAAAGGGAGATATATTCGTGGCTCTCGAGGGAGCGGCCTTTGATGGACATAAATTTATAGATATGGCCGTAGAAAAGGGAGCCTCTGCTGTAATAGGATCTAAAGAGGTAGAATTAAATCATGATATAACATATATAGTTGTAAAAGATTTGAGGCAGAAGCTTGGTGTAATAGCGTCAAATTTTTATAAGTGGCCTCAAAAACAGCTTGAGATAGTTGGCATAACAGGTACCAACGGGAAAACAACTACAACTTATTTATTGGAGCAGATCTTGGGAGAAGACAAAGTCTCGAGAATAGGTACTGTGGAGTATAAGGTAGGAAATGAGATAATACCTGCCCCTAATACTACTCCAGAATCACTTGACCTCATAAAAATATGCAGGAAATCAGTTGATAGAGGGATAAAGTATCTCATAATGGAGGTTAGCTCCCATGCACTTGAAATGGGGAGAGTTGAAATGATAGACTTTGATGTTGCAGCCTTTACAAACCTTACCCCTGAGCATCTAGACTATCATAGAGACATGGAAGATTATTTCAGTGCCAAGAGAAAACTTTTTTCTAAAACCAAAAGGTCGGAAAATACAGTTTTTAACACTGATGATTCATATGGGAAAAAATTATTCTATGAGTTCGGCGGAATATCCTGTGGGATAGAGTCGGGGGATCTAAGGGCAAGTATGATGAGTCACACTCTAAAAACTCAGAAAATAAAATTGTCCTTTGATAATTTTCAAAAAGAGATAAGTATAAAACTTCAGGGTAAATTTAATGTATACAATCTGCTCACAGCTGTTGGGGTTGCTATAAGGCTGGGATTACCTCTAGAAGAAATAACAGATAAACTTGAAAAACTAGAAAGTGCACCGGGAAGATTTGAGTGTATAGAGATGGGTCAGGATTTCATGGTGGTGGTAGACTACGCTCATACTGCTGATGCCCTTGAAAATATATTGGTTGCTCTAAATGAGATTAAAATTAAAAAAATTATAACTGTATTTGGTTGCGGAGGAGACAGAGATCCTAGTAAAAGAAAACCCATGGCAGAGACTGCAGAAAAACTGAGTGATATAATAATAGTAACTTCAGACAATCCGAGAACAGAAGATCCAAACAAGATATTAAAGGAAGTTTCAGAAGGTCTTAGCAGTTTTAAACACAGCTTTTTGGAAATAGACAGAGAAAAGGCCATAGAAAAAGCAGTGGGAATGGCCAGAAAAGATGATATTGTGCTAATAGCTGGAAAAGGGCATGAGGATTATCAGATAATAGGAAAAGAAAAAATACATTTTGACGACAAAGAGATAGCTTTAAAATATATTAAAAATAAGGTTAAGATTTAA